The Verrucomicrobiota bacterium JB022 nucleotide sequence CATCTATAACTGGTTTAGAAATGATCAGCTTTATGTGAATCGTAGATATCAAAGAAAGCTTGTTTGGACTTTAGAGGAAAAACAGAAATTAATCGACTCGATACTAAGTAAATATCCTGTTCCCGCTATATTGATAGCGGAGAGGGATGGCCTGCCTGGCACTTATGAGATCATTGACGGCCTTCAAAGGCTGCACGCCATTGTTTCTTTCATAGAAAATACGTTTCCAACCTTGGATGGGAAAGTCTTCGATCTTAACCTATTTCCGACTGCTAAGAGCTATTCTGAAGACGGGTTGTTCGATATGGCAGAAGGTTATGATTTGCTTACGCAAAAGGATGTGAGCACCATTTTGGACTATTCCATAGCCTTGTCTGTGATGCGTAACGCAACAGAGGAAGAGATTAACGATGTGTTTGATAGGATTAATACCTATGGCCACCGACTGAGTGATCAGGAGAGGCGGCAGGCTGGGGTGCAGAATGATTTTTCTGATCTGGTTCGGGATGTTGCTTGCTCTATACGGGGGGATGTTTCAAATGACGTCTTGCCGCTTGGTTTAATGCCATCAATTAGTATTGATCTTCCCATGACGCGGCATGGTTACGAAGTCAGGGCAGATGACGTATTTTGGGTTAACCAAGGAGTGTTACGTTCTACCGATCTTAGAGATAGTATGGACGAGCAATGTATAGCAGACATATTGGCATCTATTGCGACAGGAGAATTAATTCCCAGAAGCAAGGATGCTTTAGACGAAATATATACTGAAACATCTGATCAGAGTGATCGTGTGTTGAGTGCTCTAGATGTATACGGGCCTGAACGATTGAAAGAGGAATTTAATCACTGCGTTTCAGAGATAGAAAAGGTTTGTCATGCTTCTGGAGCAAAAAAGCTAAGAAGTATTATATTTAAAACAAGAACGACCAACCCATTTCCGTCTGTTTTTGCTGTTTTGATAGTTGCTTTC carries:
- a CDS encoding DUF262 domain-containing protein — encoded protein: MSELVSQPTSIQSIYNWFRNDQLYVNRRYQRKLVWTLEEKQKLIDSILSKYPVPAILIAERDGLPGTYEIIDGLQRLHAIVSFIENTFPTLDGKVFDLNLFPTAKSYSEDGLFDMAEGYDLLTQKDVSTILDYSIALSVMRNATEEEINDVFDRINTYGHRLSDQERRQAGVQNDFSDLVRDVACSIRGDVSNDVLPLGLMPSISIDLPMTRHGYEVRADDVFWVNQGVLRSTDLRDSMDEQCIADILASIATGELIPRSKDALDEIYTETSDQSDRVLSALDVYGPERLKEEFNHCVSEIEKVCHASGAKKLRSIIFKTRTTNPFPSVFAVLIVAFHELIVKESKKVRDYKAVGRALDNLIERIEHTRKATSPEERRKNVDTIKGLIVSCFEDSDAQNIYGQHTSVDIDNSIRRSEIETSCYELKQGVLSLGQKRTMDKSVFAKVINTACAIANNGPNSGGGKIIIGVTDKQVDARRIAKMDNMEPRKVGRKFVVGVRREIKVLDITMEEYYSMWRDKIKSSPLSEELKGSLLSNMDFNDYYGYGVITISICPQKDVSFVGDDIYWRSGDSTVKAKNAKEVGVITKRF